The genomic segment CATTGAAAAGCTTCAAGCATCGTAGATTTGAAGAAGCAATAAATAGAAATTAAGTTTAGTGGGTCCATAGCAGCTTGCCCTAATTAGTCGTTCCGGAAATGTGTATCATTGGTAAAAATGAAAATGGATTGCTGAGTTTGCGGCAGcagagtagctgagaggagacgCTTGCAGCGGCATGTGGGTGAGTTAGTTTGAAATGGGTAGTGATTTGGGAGGTTTCGAATGAGTTTTATGACATATTTGACCGAATCAAAATTTCAGGGAAAAAGATGATGGTTTCTGTGGAATTGAAGGAAAGTACGAtgctatatttttaaaattttgactaAGTGCCAGTAGTTTTAGTTTATAAATTTAAGTTTATAGTTCAACCGTTTAGATAAACTCGAACACTAAGATGTAAATGCGCTCTTTGTTTGCAGCCTAACTTATGTTGTGTGTACCAAAAGTTGCTAACAATCAGTTATTTTTCTAGTCAACCAGACAAGGCTTGCTTTCTAAAAATGGCAAGAGTCAGGGTCTAACCATAAGATGATGTTTCGtccaaatttaaatttgaacattcaagaaaatttatttGATAATTTATCGTAGAAAATATTCATATGCTACCAAGATCAATGTGTATTATACTTGTTCTTTAATGATGTTCCCGTGTTTcctatttttaatttataacttGCTATTTTTGATAGACAAAAGTGGAATAAGAAGGGATCTGTACAAATTTAGCTCTAGTTCCCTTGTCTCCCAAGGCCTAAACCATCACGTCACTGTCACTTGGAGCATTAGTTTTTTTATGTGTATATTAGTTTGTGCTGCATGGTTTGTGATACTCGTCTCTTATTGattgaaaataaaagtttaaaattttttatgagGGTTTACAATAATCTTGTATAGCAACTTGAGTTAACCATTTTTATAAAACAATGACGGATACAAAGTAGTTTCTATAGGGGCCTATTCTGTAGTTGCGCAAGCGCCGACCTGGGGGCCGGGGCGTGACATGGTTAATGTGGTCTATTGAAGTTTTAGTTAATAACTTGTACATCCATTATTATTGGGGTTAGGTTGGGGGATTCAGATTTGGAGCAATGGGGCCTGTTCTTGTGTAGTTCATGAATCGTGAATTCGTGATTGATGTGGTAGTCCACGAGAAAGCAAGCAAGACTTTACTAATTGTGTAATAAAGTAAGGGTTCTTTGTTAAACAATAATTGAtaggaaaaatatgaaaatctCTCGTGTCGAGACGAATAAGGGTAGAATGGTTGTTTACTGGTTTAAAATAGTAAGTTGAGAATCATCCTCTTGTCCCTTAGAAAGCATGTTAATTTCCTTGTGTATTTTCTTAATCTTAAGTAAAGAGGCATTTTGATTTCATGATTCAGGATATTCGAGCGGATGACGTCGAGCCATGGTTGAAGCAAAGGTGGGATGAAAAAGAAATTTCCTTTCGCGCAACTGGTCCTGCAACAATACTTCTACTTTACATTTTCATGGTTGATATCTATACTCTAATATATTCGGTATTGACTAAGAGCACTTGCCACCTTCTATTGATGTATTTTCTCTATTTTACATCATGCCTTGATAACTGCTTCAAATTCCTGtttatttcttcttttcaacaataaataaatgaaGTCTGCTGCACATTTTCTGGAAAAAATTGAAATCCTCTCAATTTCATGTTGACATCTACTTGATAGCATGTTGCATTGTCTTAACAGTTGGTCTAGTATAAAACCTTAACTTTAGATTTACACATACCTATCCCAGTGTCATGTAATATTTCTTTTTCAAAAAATGGCTTTTGGTATCATATTATTTTCACAATCAATCATAAAGTAAAATTATATGCTGCGATCTTATATCTAAGTTCACAAGTAATTGTGGTATAACCGACAAATTTAAGTAGCCTTCACGTCAATTACAATAGGTAATGTTTCGGCTTTGCTATTTCATATCGTAAGCATCTAATCATAATCACGGTGGATCAAATTTTTGCAAAAGATTGCCCAGTGTGGTTGTAtctgtttaattaaattttatttacccattttttaaaaaaatattgtaatgGATGAGGTGCAAATAAATGATAgaacttatattttattatccAGTTTTGAAATCTCATTCGAGCGTAAACAAAACAAATACCTTTGCCTCCATCTGCTGGCTACAATCCATGGAAATGAACGAAGTGACCTAGCAAACAAACAGGCAACTTGCTTTTCTAAACACAAATATGACATTAAAAATCATACAACTGACATAAGATCCAGAATTCTCATCTCTCCACAAAAGGGAGCACATGAAATTCtataaaataacaaaacaaaGTTTAACCCAAACTAGAAAGATCAATTTCCTACTGAATTATAACAGACGAGAGCTAAATTATCCTCATTCTCTTGCACACAGCCAACCAACAAAAAAGGAACTAAAGAAACATCATCTGCAGCTACTTCACTTCCTCTTCTTAGCCGGTGGTtgatcctcctcctcctcctcatcTTCCTCATCCTCGTCGCCATCCTCGTCCTCATCTCCATTATCATCATCATCCTCATCATCATCACCGCTACCTTCATTACCGTTGGCTTCTGGTTCGTCTTCTGGATCTCCTTCCTCGTCATCTCCACCTTCTTCGCCGGCGGAGAAATCTTCGTCACcggcatcatcatcatcatcctgcTCATCAGCATCCtcatcttcatcatcatcctctGTGTCGGATGCATCTTTGTTTTCGGGTCCGGGCTTTTCCAATCTATGAAGATCGTCAATTGGGAACCTGCCAATGCTCGACATTTATTCACTTTGTACATTATCTTTTTTTAGTAAGAAATATTGTAGTGAAGAAAATAAATGTTACCTTTTCTCAGTCAAGTCAGGTAGCCCATCAATGTTGTTCAACAGAGCTACCATCTATATAAATCATTTAGTTAATTAAGAAATTATATTGTCTTACTAAAAATGTAAAAGATTGCATAAAACTCACTcatttcacaataaaaaaaaaaaactctcacTCATTTCACAACATCAGCTCCATGCCTAAAAACATAAAACTGGAAACAGTGTGATTTACAGACATCCAAACTGTAACTAGAGGCTACACAGACACAATACTCGATGAGAATATCAGGAAACTGTTAACCAGCATATATTTCAAAATGACCATATATTTACTTGAAAGAATTACCGAATTCCAAAGCAAGCATGAGAAAGAATTACTGAATTCCAGAGCAAGCATCAGAAAGTAAGGTTTTGAAGTAAACTGTGAATTACGAATGAGTACCAAATCCACGGAAAACcccaaaaaaacaaaattttcctTCCAGATGCGCAGACAATGGGGCGAATTATACATTGGCCAGCCTTTCCTATTGACATCTCCTGAATCTGTTTTCTAGGGGACTAAAAACTCAATCCGATAAGCCATAACGCTGAAACTGAGGTGTGATGTTTACGAGTTTGTGGTAAACCTCCAGAAAAGTGTTCAAACTCCATATATTTTAGTCACTGGAATGTGATAGCAAAATAATCTACTTTACTTGAAATAATAACCAAACTGAGACTGAAAAAATCCCGAGAAAACGCATTACACGTGGTACCGAATATCTTTCTAGAATAAACCGGCGCAAGGAAAGACATCCTGCAACATAAACACAAAAAATTTGGAGACGAATTCgatcaaaacaaaaacaaatcttGAGTTGCAGTTTTCCTGTTATTTACAGATGTGGGTCAAGAAAGCCCACTTTCAAATTTAACTCAGACGAAAAACAACAAAAGAAGGGGTTAGCCACATAGCAAACCAAAACTAAATAGTCAAGTCAAACTCCAACTAAAAAGGATTCCACAAGAAAAAAAGATTCAGACTCCATATAGCGAAAATACAAAAAATCCTGAAAAAGGGAAAGTGGGGAAGGGAAAACCCAGACTCTGAGGCATTTAGCTAAAAGGAATCATACAAAAACATCACCACAGAagctaaaattcaaaattaacgCAAAATCTCACAAACCCAAATCGCGAAATTCgaaattcaaaatataaaaaaatgaaaatcaaactttttaataaaaaaaaggtTTGAGTACCAGTAAAAGAAGGCAAGCAAGGGACTTTTGAGCAGCCAAGATAGTTTGAAGCGCTGCAGCCTCAGCAAATCTGCATACTATGTCAGAGCTCACCACCTCCATGTAACCAAATAAAAGAAACTTCCCCTAAAAAGGCACTGAAAAAACTTGAAGAACAATGGAGAGAAGTGAAgtttcaagaaaaaaaaagagaaggaAAACAAACGGCTGACGAACAAGGGAGGAGTCGCAGTTGCTTCTCTGGCTAGGGTTGAATTTGGGTGTCCGAAAGTAAgtcgataataataataaaactatAAAAGTACAGGAATTTAAGGAAAGTCGCAAATAATACGTTTGACTAAGGTTTTGTGGGATGACTCTAGGGTTTTGTCAATTGGGGTGTATGATATTTCATCGCTTTAAGGGGGCGAGATGTAATTATTGAAATTTCTCGCATTAAATGAAGTGTGCGTTGGGTTGGTGGCATTTGGTGCAACATTATCAATTTGTAGATGCAATAATTGGCAATTATTTTCTCCCAATGGAAGGGTTTGAGCCATCATTGATGAATAAAGATAATTGCAATTTGGTCCTTCATCTTTATAATTTAGACAAATGTGACATCTATTTATAATGTGTTTTCAgatatcttttaaaaataacatgtgAAAAATCGCGTTACTACGTGATGATAATGcttacaaaatataaacaaataaTCCAAGATCTGGATGTCGAAAGCGCCTTGGGGAGATCCCGTAATTTATACGGGGTGGAGATTATgggttttgatattttttttacacGCTCAATTATAAATTTAAACGATCTTTTTGAATAATTCGTCTAACAAAATATATAACATATATGAAAGAatgtttatccttataagaATGATTTTTCTTACAACGTCCTAGATTCGACGATTGTCCTCTCTGTATCAACTGTACAATCTCATATCTGAACAGTTTTGGACTTCCTCTAATTCCGGTGTTAAATCGATTCATTCATGTTCTTTTCGCCTAGAAGTTTGTCATTAGTCGCTAATTGTcagtgcaacctcatggcaccaaCGATCATCCCCCGCCCTCTTCAGCCCTAGGTGTCAGATGCCCAACAACTTCAGCTTGGTTCGTTCTcaaaccacaccgtactagaAAATGTCAGCTCTAATACCAATTATAACGTCCTGGCTAGAATCGACAACTGTCCACACTGTATCAAGATGAgactttccagcgtgcttatgtcctcacacATACGCACCCTAAGAAACTTCTCATTAGGTCATCCATCTCATAATTACCCCAAAATCAAACAAGCTTAACTTCGAAGAATGTGACGAACTTCTGAAAAGAATATGCAAATTTTTTATATgggtagtacatatcaaatcttttaaactctCCTCAACTGCGTCGtctcatacctgaacagttttAGAATCTCTCTCACTTCGGTGTGAAATTGATTCATTCATGTTCCATTTGTTTAGAAGTTTGATGGGAATCGCTCATTGTCAGTCCAATCTCATGGAACCAGAGATTTCACCCCACCCTCTTCGGTCCCAATTTTCACATTTCTGAGGTGTAGTGGAAAAAAAATTCGTAACTGGGTAGAATCGTGAGCACTTGAAAAATAGATGAGAACTTTTGTTTTTCCAATTGTTCCCTTAGCAGATATGGAATTTGCAATATTCGATTTTACCTATGcgtgttcaaataattaaaatagtaaATATGGTTGAAATGATTATTTTCTCAATTAATGTAGTTTAgtttttttcaaatatataaaatttgatgTACTTTAAGCATTGAATTTCATGGTGAAAATGGTTTAGTCCGTCAAGCCAGATATCATTCTAATGATGGGTTGCAGGCCGACCTACCCCACCGCAACCCACCAAATTACACACAAAAAATGCAGGCCAACTCACCCCATCACTAAAATTGATGAGTTGGGTTGATAATTTTCTAACCCGTCAAAAAAACATGTCGCCTTTGCCTAGCATGACCTAATAATGGGTTGCGACGGATTTTTGAGTGGACTGTCCCGTTAGACCGTTTTGACATCTCTATTGTCATGACTTTATAGCAATTTACTTTTTCTCATTCGAGATGATCTTTCCCCATATTAAAAGACATGAACAAATAGCACTAGTGCCATGAAAATCCAAGAAAAGACATGAACAAATAGCACTAGTGCCATGAAAATCCAAGAAAACGCATATCCCCTtcatataaaattaaattaatgatgaatgatatattaaaatcaaaatcaagcGTAAAACCTGCTGCAAATGAGGTAAATACCtgtgatttttaaaaatagtgTATCcgaaaaatttttaattttaaatttaaagagtTTTACATTTTTTCAACATTCGAAAGGAGAATGATAATGTCTTTTTCAAAGAACTATAGTCTTCATCATATATTGAATTAGTCTCCAATGTTGAAATATTTCCAGTTTGTCTTTTAAAAATTGAAACTTGATTTATTTCTCGATTCCATTAAAACCAACCGCTCcgacctttttttttttaattatgtgaGATTTtttaaagtaatatttttaatttctcacataataattttttttagaaaaaagcTCCCTGCCATGACGAGTCAGTGCCCATATGGTTGGTTATCTTGGACAAAACCCGGACTAGCCTTCCAAGAAAAACCTTATAATTTGTAGAGAGAATCTTATGATAATTGGTCAACAAACGACGTTTTAACACGCATTGTTGATCAATTCGTTAAATTGAATCCAACCGATTTCCGATTTCGCCATCCGATTTGCATATGGCATCGGAGATCGAGGTAGTGGAGGAGGTGGGATCCGGAGATAGTCCCTCGAACGGTGGAAAGACGGCGGCTGTGCTTGTGGAAGATGAGAGCTTGAGGAACGACGTGTACACGGCGGCCGCTTATGGTGACATGGAGAAGCTTCAACGTCTGGTCGAGAGCGAGGGTGGCTCGGTCTCCGAGCCCGATGGCCTAGGTTATTATGCACTTCAATGGGCGGCACTCAATAATCGGACTGCCGCCGCGCGATATATCATAGAGGTATAGGAGGTTTTGTGCCtattgtcttttttttttgggtttgatTTGCAATTATTTCGACCTTGTTAGAGTTCAATTGGTAATGTGGTACTGGTTTTGCATCATTAGCTTGTTGGATTTGGTTATTTACAATGGATATAAGGAAATGGATTTGATGAAGTAATCGGTTGACTTTGGCAGGTATACTGAGTTGGTAAACTGTTTTCTAGGATGTGAAAATCTGCAAGTTATTTGATTGTGACAAATGATATACCTTTGGAGGAAAACC from the Primulina eburnea isolate SZY01 chromosome 3, ASM2296580v1, whole genome shotgun sequence genome contains:
- the LOC140825961 gene encoding uncharacterized protein — translated: MEVVSSDIVCRFAEAAALQTILAAQKSLACLLLLMVALLNNIDGLPDLTEKRFPIDDLHRLEKPGPENKDASDTEDDDEDEDADEQDDDDDAGDEDFSAGEEGGDDEEGDPEDEPEANGNEGSGDDDEDDDDNGDEDEDGDEDEEDEEEEEDQPPAKKRK